Proteins encoded by one window of Primulina huaijiensis isolate GDHJ02 chromosome 1, ASM1229523v2, whole genome shotgun sequence:
- the LOC140985807 gene encoding serine/threonine-protein kinase D6PKL2-like — protein sequence MGSFRGKCEIVELKDQTVRRVRALEKEQKLPNTKNGSSKLLKADIDKLFEAVNLRASKSIDLSEFHGNASKKPMRVAGSHSSGIGFSEPVSLKQALRGLCISQAAEVAAMKRLSMTTASPRISEASRITELYRSVVTEADESGYSVNEDGKSEIKNFPVLQESISNSSNLVPGMIQDSVLKLGTQSSCPSLGGKRIVRDTKCASNEKREIDDRSSIKLPQHFDEPETKPRNQGAHSSHFPLPLLPKGAESSLVHDNISPALETDKQIVGSVSMVEEAHRKVSVLPHHSGGDSIPKPDKKISVSNKVLSVPNMDYSYSKPVSKTAAKLKRKSKLQTAPKSTARAVKSIIISKNLVIKRPKKIDSKISYKASCGLNNGPRDLICHKCQCSLKDLSKDPQETTGAEVFTGIMSHESKPVGVQTQWENRGTLVVKTKGDISQSSKSSVCDFSSSTTSLSEESNLSGSTLGNRPHMSKDVSWEAISRITQHGFLGLSHFNLFKKLGSGDIGTVYLTELIGADCLFAIKVMDNEFLARRNKMARAHTEREILKMLDHPFLPTLYAQFTSDNLSCLVMEFCPGGDLHVLRQKQPGRYFPEQEARFYVAEVLLALEYLHMLGIVYRDLKPENILVRKDGHIMLSDFDLSLRCTVNPTLVKSSSIPEPPRVSGPCAGSNCIDPFCSGPSCKMSCFSPRLLPSGARRKLKPDAAAAQARLLPQLVAEPTDARSNSFVGTHEYLAPEIVKGEGHGSAVDWWTFGVFLYELLYGKTPFKGSGNDETLTNVVLQSLKFPDTPIVSFQARDLIRGLLMKDPKYRLGTETGAAEIKRHPFFEGLNWALIRCATPPQIPEFHESEHLPMAPSQGEKLVNCGGDGEHLEFELF from the exons ATGGGTTCTTTTCGTGGAAAATGTGAAATAGTGGAGTTGAAGGATCAAACAGTTCGTCGTGTTAGAGCACTGGAAAAAGAACAAAAGCTGCCAAACACAAAAAATGGATCAAGCAAACTATTAAAAGCTGACATTGACAAGCTCTTCGAAGCTGTCAATCTTAGAGCATCCAAGAGTATAGATCTATCCGAATTTCATGGAAATGCTTCGAAGAAGCCTATGCGGGTTGCTGGCTCTCATTCATCAGGGATAGGATTTTCCGAGCCCGTCTCTTTGAAACAAGCTCTCAGGGGACTCTGTATTTCTCAGGCTGCAGAGGTGGCTGCCATGAAACGGCTGTCGATGACTACTGCATCTCCGAGGATCTCGGAAGCCAGTAGAATCACAGAATTGTACAGGTCTGTTGTAACAGAAGCTGATGAATCTGGTTACTCCGTAAATGAAGATGGAAAGTcggaaattaaaaattttccgGTGCTCCAAGAAAGTATCTCAAATTCTTCAAACTTGGTACCTGGTATGATTCAAGATTCTGTGCTGAAGTTAGGAACCCAAAGTTCGTGCCCTAGTTTAGGTGGCAAACGAATCGTAAGAGACACAAAATGTGCTTCAAATGAGAAAAGAGAAATTGACGATCGTTCTTCCATAAAGCTTCCGCAGCACTTTGACGAGCCTGAGACAAAGCCGAGGAACCAAGGTGCCCATTCTTCTCATTTTCCCCTTCCTTTACTCCCTAAGGGTGCAGAATCCTCTCTTGTGCATGACAACATATCACCTGCATTAGAAACTGATAAGCAGATAGTGGGATCTGTAAGCATGGTTGAAGAAGCACACAGGAAGGTTTCAGTTCTGCCCCATCATAGTGGTGGTGATAGTATTCCAAAGCCGGACAAGAAAATTTCAGTCTCAAATAAGGTGCTAAGTGTCCCAAATATGGATTACTCATACTCGAAACCAGTGAGTAAAACAGCAGCCAAATTGAAACGGAAATCAAAGTTGCAGACTGCACCCAAGAGCACCGCTCGTGCAGTCAAATCAATCATCATAAGCAAGAATCTTGTCATAAAAAGACCAAAGAAAATAGATTCTAAAATATCTTACAAAGCAAGTTGCGGTCTGAACAATGGTCCTAGGGATTTGATCTGCCACAAGTGCCAATGTTCTTTGAAGGATTTGAGCAAGGATCCCCAAGAAACTACTGGTGCTGAAGTTTTTACTGGCATTATGAGCCATGAAAGCAAACCAGTTGGAGTTCAGACCCAATGGGAAAATAGAGGCACTCTCGTTGTTAAAACAAAAGGGGATATCTCCCAAAGCTCAAAAAGCAGTGTTTGTGATTTTAGTAGTAGCACCACCAGCCTCAGTGAAGAGAGCAATCTAAGTGGATCAACTCTTGGAAACAGACCTCATATGTCTAAGGATGTGAGTTGGGAAGCAATCAGCCGCATTACACAACATGGTTTCTTGGGGCTGAGTCACTTTAACTTGTTTAAAAAACTCGGTTCCGGAGACATTGGTACAGTTTATCTTACCGAATTGATAGGAGCAGACTGCCTATTTGCCATAAAGGTCATGGATAACGAATTCTTGGCAAGGAGGAATAAGATGGCTAGAGCTCATACGGAACGAGAAATTCTGAAGATGTTGGATCACCCGTTTCTCCCGACACTTTATGCCCAATTTACGTCGGACAATTTATCATGTTTAGTTATGGAGTTTTGTCCTGGTGGAGATCTACATGTCCTCCGGCAGAAGCAGCCCGGGCGATATTTCCCCGAACAGGAGGCAAG ATTCTATGTGGCTGAGGTGCTTCTTGCTCTGGAATATTTGCACATGCTAGGTATCGTGTATCGAGATCTTAAACCGGAAAACATTCTTGTCCGCAAAGATGGTCACATTATGCTATCAGATTTTGACCTTTCGCTTAGATGTACAGTTAACCCAACTCTAGTTAAATCTTCATCAatacccgagccacctcgagtcTCTGGACCATGTGCTGGGTCTAATTGCATAGACCCCTTTTGTAGCGGCCCCTCCTGTAAAATGTCGTGCTTTAGTCCTAGGCTTCTACCTTCAGGTGCAAGGAGGAAGCTAAAACCCGATGCAGCAGCAGCACAAGCTAGATTGTTACCTCAGCTCGTGGCAGAACCAACAGATGCACGGTCCAACTCCTTTGTTGGCACACATGAGTACTTGGCTCCAGAAATCGTCAAAGGCGAAGGCCATGGTAGTGCTGTCGATTGGTGGACATTTGGCGTGTTTCTGTACGAGCTACTTTACGGGAAGACGCCCTTTAAAGGCTCTGGAAATGATGAGACGTTGACTAATGTGGTGTTGCAGAGTCTCAAATTTCCGGACACCCCTATTGTTAGTTTTCAGGCCAGGGATCTCATCAGAGGACTACTGATGAAGGACCCCAAGTATCGTTTGGGTACAGAAACAGGAGCTGCTGAGATTAAACGACACCCGTTTTTCGAAGGCCTGAATTGGGCACTTATACGATGTGCCACGCCTCCTCAGATACCCGAGTTCCATGAGTCAGAACATTTGCCGATGGCCCCATCTCAGGGGGAGAAGTTGGTAAATTGTGGTGGTGATGGAGAGCATCTTGAGTTCGAGTTGTTCTAA